The following is a genomic window from Marinitoga litoralis.
AACGTTAACGACATCACCAACATTATTAGCAAATGCTATGGAAGATGTTTTAATATGGTTTAGAGTAAAAAGATCATTTGCACATGAATTATCTATGGTTATGACAATTGCTATTAGATTTATCCCTGTTATGGCTAGTGAAGCAGAAAGGATATTTAAAGCGCAAATGAGTAGAGGAGCAAATTTTGATTCAAGAAAAATATCAGGCAGATTAAAAGGATTAGTGGCTATCGTAGTACCTTTATTAGTATCGGCATTAAGAAGGGCAGATGAATTGAGTATTGCAATGGAAGCTCGATGTTATAATGGATGGGAAGGAAGAACTAGATACAAGGAATTTGATTGGAAATTTAGAGATACAATATTTTTTATATCTTTCATTTCTTTAGGAATTTCTATGATTATATTATGAATTAAATATAAAATGAGGCTTAAAGCCTCATCAGACTGTTGACAAACCCCCGCTTCTAGTAGTAAAATTAGACTAGAAGCGGGTTTTATTCATTTTGTTGGCATTTTTTAGAAAAGATGGAG
Proteins encoded in this region:
- a CDS encoding energy-coupling factor transporter transmembrane component T family protein — translated: MFAENIAIGRYVEKKSLIHSLDPRAKLIGLFFLAGFAFTINSFYDVALMSLYTFILMVLSRVGLRMYGKSIKSMWMLILFAFVVQLFNYEGNVIYQLWFIKITDTGLSNAAIITFRLFFAIMLSSVLTLTTSPTLLANAMEDVLIWFRVKRSFAHELSMVMTIAIRFIPVMASEAERIFKAQMSRGANFDSRKISGRLKGLVAIVVPLLVSALRRADELSIAMEARCYNGWEGRTRYKEFDWKFRDTIFFISFISLGISMIIL